The following is a genomic window from Episyrphus balteatus chromosome 1, idEpiBalt1.1, whole genome shotgun sequence.
aatattaaataatagttgtttaaaagaattgtttgtttgttttgaagattgttttattttcagatgaaattaaaatatggattttggcagtacggatataaacccatgaaagtgctccaaataagtactttaaaaatacaagtttcagtgctttttctgtaggtaaaaaagtactggaaaatgtacatcagaaccacttccagaagtgcttcgctgatgcacttttgaagtacaattgtctgtactattaatggaggggaaatttatttcatcttgcatgcaagaaagagatagttgcttcacgtattcttatatacagaaagtatataactgagtttttttcccgagctcctatcttttttcattggaaaagaagtacttcttttacgtacatatttcaccggttttttctgtagttctgcgtttgctgggtacttagcagtagatactttaagccaaaggaacacagctagtGAATAAAACCGCCCTTATTGAAGCTGAAATGAAAGTTGGGATATGTAAGCAGCTAGACGGAATTTTGAAAGATGATGCCTCTGGTATTGACTTTAGATTTAGGTAATgggatttatttaattaccatAATATTATATATGACAAACTTTTAATCTGGATTTTTAGTTCACCAAAACAAAACTCGTTGGattgtgttttgaaaaaatatcctttttttaatatgaaccacccttttattccatttataaaaaaatatcccatcattTCTTGCATCCTCTACCCAAAAATATCCCCCTATTTCCTTTCGAgctgaaacacaaaaaaaaatcaaatcgtgTCGTGTCACTTTTGACGTTTACACCATTCCGTTTCTAAGATATGCTCTCCTTCAAATGAAGAAGACCATTTCTAGACTCGAGCTTTCGGATAATGATCTGGTGGAACACATCATTTCGTCTCAGACTGGGTTCTCTTGGGACAGCGTGAGCTATCTATCGCCACTCGGTATTTTCTCAACGGATTTTGATCCCACCGAGATCTCCCCTCCACAATTTTACTTAACTGCCATGCCAAATCAAAATCGTGGCTAATCCAAATTagaaattgacttttttaaCACCCTACTATAACTGCCACCACATGATTTCGTacgaaattttagaattttaaaacaaatgttatcaaatcgttaaaaaaaaaaaaaaaaaaacaaaacaaaacaaaacaaaaacaaaacaaaaaataaaaaacaaaacaaagcaaaaaaaaataaaaaacaaatcaaaaccaaacagcaaaagggaaaaaaaaaaaaaaaaaaaaaaaaaaaaaaaaacattcacatCAAAATACTTTACATTTCCATAAATGGGAGGGCAGTACTTACACCCTTAGGTTAAGTTATTCCCTAGTAAACCgaaaatactttaaaacatattcgccagttaattgatttaatttcatctaaattgaatgttttattGTTTGCTACAATGTTATTGTTCTCATCCTAgtatttatgtaattaaaattcTGTGATCTATTTTGTATTAGTGTTGAGCACATTCATACTTCTTTACtgactatttcattttgtatctCCTACTAAATGTATCTATTTTATTCTATAAATTTAAGAAGAGCTATCGCTCGTAAAGATAGAGAAACAACATCAATGTATACCAAAATGTATCTTCCTCTCTACACCATTAATCGAATCTTTCACTCAGTCACCTTAAATGTATATCTCAATATTAAAATGTTGCTCATACACTCTCGTATACTGTGATTTTACTTGTATTTTTAATGTATATATGACGCTCTCGCttcataaactcaaaagaaaaaaaatttaaaaagaaaaagaaacgaaaaaaaaaaaaaaagaaatctaaaGCAATATGTTAGATATTAAGCATATCACTGCACTGGCCAGTATTCGTTCGTATGTATGTAGTTTTAAGATAGGTTAAGTTTATTGTATATTTGTATACGTGACTCCCGTcacaaacaaattcaatttaatgctTATGAGCAAGAGCAGACCAACCATATATTTAGCTTTATATAAATATAGACTGCCAcgaggctttacaaaaaaaaatactcgaaaAAGAAGGCAATACTTTATAGCCACTTCAGTACAATCCAAGCTATTGTTAGAATAAGATATAAAATGTAACCTAACTTTGAAGactcaataaaattcaattcaattcaatactTTTGACGTTTATTTTAACCAATCATATAACACCACGCACACACAAGAATCACAAAGTCGCAAAATTCGATCGAAGAAAaagatgaattaaaaaaaaactgataaccTAAACACTTTTTCATCTGTAAatagattaataataaattaactttataaataatttatacaaatcctaaaaaaaatttaaaaaaaccacTAACTTACAATATGCGTGCCGTATATCTTGCAATTGCTATCCAACTTATCTTCTGCACCATTGGCACCCTGGCCGGTCGTGATTTCTATCgcattttaaatgttaaaaaatccGCAActacaaatgaaataaaaaaagcatATCGCAAACAAGCCAAAGAATTACATCCTGATAAAAATAAAGATGATCCAGATGCATCAACAAAATTCCAAGATCTCGGAGCTGCCTATGAAGTTTTATCGGATCCGGAAAAGCGCAAAACATATGATCGATGTGGCGAAGAGTGTTTAAAGAAAGACGGCATGATGGATAGTTCAGATCCTTTTGCTAATTTCTTTGGTGATTTTGGTTTTCACTTTGGCAATGGAGATAACAATCAACATGACACTCCTCGTGGTGCAAATATTGTCATGAATATGTATGTGACATTGGAGGAATTGTATTCTgggaattttgttgaaattgtacgaaataagcCAGTTTTAAAGCCAGCTAGTGGCACGAGAAAGTGTAACTGTCGACAAGAAATGGTTACAAGGAATATGGGCCCAGGAAGGTTCCAAATGATGCAACAGACAATTTGTGACGAATGTCCCAATGTCAAGTTGGTCAATGAAGAAAGAACTCTGGAAATTGAGGTTGAGTCGGGAATGGTTGATGGACAAGAGACTAGATTTGTAGCTGAAGGTGAACCTCATTTGGATGGTGAACCGGGAGATTTGATAGTTGTGGTACAACAAATGCCACATGAACGATTCCAACGAAAGGGTGATGATTTGTATACAAATGTCACAATTAGTTTACAGGTAAGATAGCGTTTTTAAgcatttcactttttcattttatttctatataTATTTAGTAAATTAAGATACATTTATACATATTTACAAAACTACTTTAACGCccataatagctgcgttcctttggggatatttatctactgcttagtacttaaggCTTAGGGGTATCAAGAACTTTtccatcgtaattttagaaaaagttcagctgcctcataaatgcttccttccagtaagcgaatgagtttttttttttcatttttgctcaattttccatgggacttttgatttgaaacgacctataatgATTTCTATGGGGATGacttcaaaataattgaaaaatataaataagatatttactgcccaattatacaaatgaaaagatgtgaatagaattttaagttatagTGAGGCgacttagcattaaaaaagagttcaatcgtgcactttgtgataaaagcatgaaattcaCATCGTTAAttctcaatataagagttattttgagatattgggccaccttgtattccatccggaagggtagatataagactttttctgtgttgcactcgatttgttgcatatcatagtataggcaatgatacatgatttcgtattttctaacgcccgatcgaataaaatcaataccaaaatgtctcgaccatcatgtaaaaagttattggactctttatgaattgtcttttactcaaagagcaagagtcagaatattaccaagttCTCCTTGGTGTTTctcataggtgaaatattaagtggcccaatatcttaaaatgaggatTACACATTGTACTAACAATGCTAtaaatttgatccttttatcacaaactgcacaattatttttcatacttttacttttgcacctcactccttcaaaacattaatttgtatgaaaatttaataaaaaataaaagcaattaATTCAAGTTTTGCATAAAAATTCAGTGTttcatggtaaatataattcaatttttgattatttttgattctcatacgatgtataaaatatatatgcggttcaaaaaaatgaaaacattttccatgtggtgcaatggtaccatttcaaatgtgttttttatcactaaaaaaaaacaccctttaacatgaaatattttgatgagcattattttattatttttttatatggtatAGTAAACGTGCGTCGAAATTTCATCAGCCTACCACttattttcaaggagtacttggtaatattttggctcttgttctttaagtatatgactatttataaagagtgcaataactttttacatgacggtccaggcatattggtattggttttattcgatcgggcgttaaaaattacctcgaaatcatgtattatattaataaaaaggtttcatttgctatactatgatatgcaacaatgcgggtgcaacacagaGAAGCTCTTGTATCTGCCCTCCtagatggaatacaaggtggcccaatatctcaaaataactcttatattgagtactaccaatgatataaatttagatttagatgctaagccgcctcactattatgaattgctataatataaactggacatttctggccCATCCTCCcctagtcctataacaataCCTTCTGCAACGGTATCCCAATTGCCTTAAAatgataaacaaataaataatcgtatgtttttttttgtattgtcctTGGATATGAAGTGATGCAAGCCCGtgagacttgcctccgctttctgaggctaacccagtgaatcttACAGACGGATTCACtgggatatcaagaactgttcttcattattttatcgtaatttaaaaaaaaaagttcagctgtgtcataaatgcttcttccagtgagcgaatgagtttttttttattattgctcaattttccatgagacttttgatttgaaacgaaatgtactttaaatttatcataaataaataaaaaatgtatataaataaatCTTTATTTCGTTTTTACAAAGCTtactatacttttttttaaatattttccaaatagcacaataaaaataatttcttattcCCTATCAAATAGAtcttttaaagtcaaaatagGTTCGACCTTTTCAGAAGCCATTCAAATTTTAGCCGGTTTCAAGGTTCCTTCTTGAGCccctttttataaatttttttttccttgaccTAACTTCCTCACTCGGACCTTCAAAAAAGCATCCAATACGCAGACGACACggttatatttgtttttctgaAAGACCTTACGATgtcttaaatttaattaaaagtcaTGTCGAAAGACTTGTCGATTACTTTAATCACTGGGGGCATATCCATCAACTATCAAAAAAgcgaattaatttgttttagaaaaGCTTCCCCTCGTGTTCACACTAGCAGTAAGAGAAAGCAAGCAACTCAAACTCTTTATTAATGGAAatctggggtggaatcggctaatgTGATTTGTGATCAGTGacagtcacaaaaagcaaatttgaTCTACATAAGGTGATAGTCACAGTGATAATcacaattttgtgattttttcttGTGACAACTATTTTTCTAtcacttttatacaaaaatatatttcttttccCAATTTCTAAGGTAAAacacaattaaataaataaatttgaattaatttattcttGCATAAGGTAAAAGTACAATTACtacacaaaaatttttacatttatctgcagaaaatgttttttttactctaTAATGAACATTTATAGATCGTCTATTTTCTCCCAGGAACGCGGCCAACCATTTGAGACCGTTTGTTCAAAAACAGAAATCCTTGTAAAATAAATGGTTGATTGCACAAAAATAATTGGCAGGCTTTTTTCAATCACACAAGTTGAATAATTTCAAACACTTCAAAGTGATGccaatttgtcaaaaatttttggTGATCACCTTACACAGACGGAAAATTTTATGTGATCACATTTTAAAATCACAAATGTGACTATCACCAATTTTACCTTATGCGATTCCACCCCTGAtccctctttaaaaaaaaaacgataaaatatCTTGGTATTAAATATGAAGAACGGTGTTTTTggtacggacgataattttacgtgataacgtcatcagAAAACGGGCACAAGTAAAGTACTTAAGCTAAAGATTAACCCCTTACATATTTTTATAtctgtatgttttgtagaaaaacggaataactttttgaattcaaaagccaaaaaactaaattttttttctcattacaaCTCACAGAAAAACTATACCATTATAGTTATACCATATAGCTTAATATTTCTTCTCAAGAATATAACCATACATAAATTCttacaatgcgcaaaaggtatacaaataatttattaaaacaatcatattttatgaaaaaagtgaaaaaatcaaattttttcttccatcacccaaaatgACAACCTTTTACCGTTTGAAAGCCTTTGCCAgtacgacatctacaaaaagagctagatttgtttgatcaattttcatcaaaaaaagtatgaaaatcaaacttttttttcgactaCCTTAAAGAATTACTaccttttagaattttttaaaattcctttttcagtctaacaataaatttgtttatcgattaaaaaataattcaattttctacaacatCGCGTTCAGAAAACAgccacttttttcaattttgttttacccctatttaccttatttaatgattgaattttaaaaaattcttaagtaGTATTCACCTCTAgctataaaagatttttgtatctctaatgtTTCTCAGAACATTTCCTTCTTTCTTTACATTCTGCACTTTGTCTTTTACTATTGGTACTATTTTTACCTTAACCACGTAATCAAGTAAAGTACGAGATTTTTTCATCATaaagagtaatttttttctttccagGATGCTCTTGTTGGATTTAGTCTTGATATTCCTCATTTGGATGGACACAAAGTCTCTGTGACACGAGACAAAGTAACTTGGCCAGGTGCCCGCATTCGCAAGAAGGGCGAAGGAATGCCAAACTATGAAAACAATAACTTACACGGCAATTTGTATATTACATTTGACGTGGAATTCCCAAAGAAAGACT
Proteins encoded in this region:
- the LOC129905815 gene encoding dnaJ homolog shv, with the protein product MRAVYLAIAIQLIFCTIGTLAGRDFYRILNVKKSATTNEIKKAYRKQAKELHPDKNKDDPDASTKFQDLGAAYEVLSDPEKRKTYDRCGEECLKKDGMMDSSDPFANFFGDFGFHFGNGDNNQHDTPRGANIVMNMYVTLEELYSGNFVEIVRNKPVLKPASGTRKCNCRQEMVTRNMGPGRFQMMQQTICDECPNVKLVNEERTLEIEVESGMVDGQETRFVAEGEPHLDGEPGDLIVVVQQMPHERFQRKGDDLYTNVTISLQDALVGFSLDIPHLDGHKVSVTRDKVTWPGARIRKKGEGMPNYENNNLHGNLYITFDVEFPKKDLEESDKEAIKKILEQSSINRIYNGL